DNA sequence from the Acidimicrobiales bacterium genome:
CGGGCACGTCGGCCGATCCCGCTGCACCCCTGAGCGCGGCTCGCGCGCCGTCCAGACCGGCGGCGCCGACCAGCTCGATCTCCGCGGTGCGCGACGGTCCAGCGCGAAGGCGCGCCGAGCCCACGGCGGCGTCGATCGCGTCTCGCGCCATGACGCGGTAGGTGGTGAGCTTCCCGCCGGAGACGACGACGAAGCCCGGCGCAGGGACGTCGACGACGTGCTCACGCGACACGTGCGCCGTGTCGGCGCGCGCGTGGCCCGCGAGCGGCCTGATCCCGGCGAAGACGGCGACGACGTGCCCGCGCTCGACGGGGGGATCGACGACCCTGTTGACCCAGTCGACGAGGTACTCGACGTCGGCGCGGCACGCCACCGGCCGATCGACCTCGAGGCGCCACGGCGTGTCGGTCGTGCCGACGAGCCAGTGGCCGTTCCACGGCACGGCCAGGAGCACGCTCTTGTCGGTGGGGACGATGAGCGCGCTCGACGAGGCGATGCAGTCGCGCTCGAGGACGACGTGCACGCCCTTCGACGGCTGCAAGCGGGACCCGGCGCGCGCGAACGGTGAGATCTGGTCGCCCCACGGTCCGCTCGCCACGACGACGGATCGGGCACGCACGTCGAAGGAGCCGTCTTGATCGGTCAGCTGCAGGCGGGCCTCGACGGTGCCACCCCGACCGATCCGCAGCTCGGTTACCGCCACCCGGTTCGCTGCGATCGCGCCGTAGGACACGGCGGTGCGAACGAGCGTCGAGACGAGCCTCGCGTCGTCGACCTGGGCGTCGTAGTACTGCACCGCACCGATCAGCCCGTCGGCGCGCAGGGCGGGCGCGACGTCGAGCGCTTCGGCGCGCGAGAGCGGGCGGTGGCGCGGGACGCCAGCCGCCGCGCTCGGCGAGCGCGCCAGGAGGTCGTAGAGGGACACGCCGATCCCGACGAGCGCTCGCTCGCTCGGCCGCCGGAGCGGGTAGAGGAAAGGCGTCAGGCGAACGAGGTGCGGCGCCAGCTGCAGGAGACGTGCGCGCTCGACGAGCGCCTCCCGCACGAGGCGGAAGTCGAGCATCTTGAGGTAGCGCAGCCCGCCGTGCACGAGCTTGCTCGAACGGCTGGACGTTCCCGCTGCCCAGTCCTGCGCCTCGACGACGGCGACCGAGAGCCCGCGCGAGGCAGCGTCGAGTGCCGCTCCAGCACCGACGACGCCGCCTCCGACGACGAGGACGTCGAGCAGCCGCCCGTCGGCGAGCGCGCCGACGTCACGCTGCCACTGCTGCGGTGACAGGGCCGAATGCGCCATCGCGCCATCCACCATACGACGGCGCCTCTCGGCCCGGCCGTGCCGCCAGCCGAGCCGCCCGGCGCCGGCCACGATGACCAGACGGAGCCTCAGCCCAAGGCGACGCGGGCGACTTCAAGCGCTCACGGGACGAGATGATGGTGCTGCACCGACGCAGCGCGAGGATGCGCTGCGCCGACGAGCAGTTCCACCGAGTGCGGGGCGGGCGCCACCTGCCAGCCCCGCGGGCTGTCCTCGAAGCCGTCGTCACCCCTGAGGTGGGACCACGGAGGAGTAGGTGCCGCGCCGAGCGCTCCCCGATTCGGACCGAGGTTCGACGCGATCCGGGACATCCTCCGGCCCCCAGCAGGGAGAGGAGGGCGTAGCGTCGTGGCATGGTCGACGACCACGGACAGGTGAGCCTCGAGCGAGGAACGTTCCTCGGCCGGGGACCGCACGAGGCGGAG
Encoded proteins:
- a CDS encoding glycerol-3-phosphate dehydrogenase/oxidase, with the translated sequence MAHSALSPQQWQRDVGALADGRLLDVLVVGGGVVGAGAALDAASRGLSVAVVEAQDWAAGTSSRSSKLVHGGLRYLKMLDFRLVREALVERARLLQLAPHLVRLTPFLYPLRRPSERALVGIGVSLYDLLARSPSAAAGVPRHRPLSRAEALDVAPALRADGLIGAVQYYDAQVDDARLVSTLVRTAVSYGAIAANRVAVTELRIGRGGTVEARLQLTDQDGSFDVRARSVVVASGPWGDQISPFARAGSRLQPSKGVHVVLERDCIASSSALIVPTDKSVLLAVPWNGHWLVGTTDTPWRLEVDRPVACRADVEYLVDWVNRVVDPPVERGHVVAVFAGIRPLAGHARADTAHVSREHVVDVPAPGFVVVSGGKLTTYRVMARDAIDAAVGSARLRAGPSRTAEIELVGAAGLDGARAALRGAAGSADVPGPELDRLLSRYGALASEVLELGERDPALRRRLDGRIAYTCAEVVYAATHEGARHVDDVLERRTRVALELPDRGSALADEVARLLAGPLGWSDARQRAEAEAYRAAARAEMAAAQAPDDASAEAIVRSAQVPPPR